Within Acidobacteriota bacterium, the genomic segment GCCGGCGGCGGTGCCGGTCCTGAGCGCCGTCCTCGCCGCCGCCGTCCTAGTCCATCTGCTGCTGGTGGCCGGAGAGGTCACCCTGCCCCACTCCACCGCCCACGGGCGACTGGCGGTGCAGGAAATGACCAGCGGCCGCTTCCGCGCCTTCTTCTGGAGCGGAGCCCTCCTCGCCGCCGTCGCCCTGGCGGCGCCGTGGCTGGCACCGGCGCCGGCGGCGGCCACCGCCGTCCTCGCCCTCGGCGGCCTGCTGGCCTTCGAGCACGCCTACGTCCAGGCGGGACAGAGCGTGCCTCTGGCCTGAGGGGCCGTCAACGCATGAAAGCGAGCACCGAGGAAGCCATCCCATGAGCCAGCAACGCCCCGACCTGAAGGATCTCGAAGGCCGTCTGAGCGCCGCCCGCCAGGCCACCGAGGCCCGCGGCGAGACTTTCTACCCCGGTCCCAGCCGAGTGCACCTGGCTTCCT encodes:
- a CDS encoding 4Fe-4S ferredoxin yields the protein PAAVPVLSAVLAAAVLVHLLLVAGEVTLPHSTAHGRLAVQEMTSGRFRAFFWSGALLAAVALAAPWLAPAPAAATAVLALGGLLAFEHAYVQAGQSVPLA